The Spirochaetaceae bacterium genome has a segment encoding these proteins:
- the nadA gene encoding quinolinate synthase NadA, which yields MATAVAQEAERLFSNLLHVECQPGAQWTLERCHEVAPLICEIGRLKAEKNAIILAHSYVDPEIVYGVADFKSDSYALSLEARDSDADVIVFAGVVFMAETAKILCPHAQVLVPDIASGCSLADSLTGAELTALKARHPEAAVVCYINSSADVKAVSDVCVTSANVYRIIERLPQREILFVPDRLMAANIAREMAARGIDKVIHSSDGTCLVHDQFTAETIAETRARFPGVKVVSHPECTPEVTAASDFVGSTGKMMEYVRDTDAAYFMLLTECGLVSRVEVENPGKQFVGSCRLCPHMKRNSLQKIRDVLVDPLPHQVIELDETVRVAALRSIERMFELT from the coding sequence ATGGCTACCGCTGTGGCACAGGAAGCGGAACGGCTGTTCTCCAATCTGCTGCACGTGGAGTGTCAGCCGGGCGCGCAATGGACGCTGGAGCGCTGCCACGAGGTTGCTCCGCTGATCTGCGAGATAGGCCGGCTCAAGGCGGAAAAGAACGCCATCATCCTGGCCCATTCCTACGTCGACCCGGAGATCGTCTACGGGGTGGCGGACTTCAAGAGCGACTCCTACGCGCTCAGCCTGGAGGCGCGCGACTCCGACGCCGACGTGATCGTGTTCGCCGGCGTGGTGTTCATGGCCGAGACCGCCAAGATCCTGTGCCCCCACGCGCAGGTGCTGGTGCCCGACATTGCCTCCGGCTGCTCGCTCGCCGACTCCCTGACCGGCGCCGAGCTGACCGCCCTCAAGGCGCGCCACCCGGAGGCGGCGGTGGTGTGCTACATCAACAGCTCGGCGGACGTGAAGGCGGTCAGCGACGTGTGCGTGACCTCGGCCAACGTGTACCGCATCATCGAGCGGCTGCCGCAGCGCGAGATCCTGTTCGTGCCGGACCGGCTGATGGCGGCCAACATCGCCCGCGAGATGGCGGCGCGCGGCATCGACAAGGTGATCCACAGCTCCGACGGCACCTGCCTGGTGCACGACCAGTTCACCGCCGAGACGATCGCCGAGACGCGCGCACGCTTCCCGGGGGTCAAGGTGGTGAGCCACCCCGAGTGCACCCCGGAGGTGACCGCGGCCAGCGACTTCGTCGGCAGCACCGGCAAGATGATGGAGTACGTGCGCGACACCGACGCCGCCTACTTCATGCTGCTTACCGAGTGCGGCCTGGTCAGCCGCGTCGAGGTCGAGAACCCCGGCAAGCAGTTCGTCGGCTCCTGCCGCCTGTGCCCGCACATGAAGCGCAACAGCCTGCAGAAGATCCGCGACGTGCTCGTGGATCCGCTGCCGCACCAGGTGATCGAGCTCGACGAGACGGTGCGGGTGGCGGCGCTGCGCTCCATCGAGCGGATGTTCGAGTTGACGTGA
- the nadC gene encoding carboxylating nicotinate-nucleotide diphosphorylase, which produces MIPFSARRVIETALEEDLGLGDVTGSAVVPAGSHCRVAVVAREALVVCGAAIAAAVFWRLDADLNVEPALADGAAAGPGDRVLYVSGPARPILAAERTALNLLQHLSGIATSTRSYVERLRGTAAAVCDTRKTTPGLRELEKYAVRCGGGRNHRASLADCVMIKDNHIAVAGGVAAAVRRGRERAPHVARIEVEADTLAQVREAAYAGADVILLDNMTPGQVREAVDVIAGRAIVEVSGGVTAETLAAYAAAGADFLSTSAITAAPRRPDLGLDFLGLQ; this is translated from the coding sequence GTGATTCCGTTCTCGGCGCGGCGGGTAATCGAGACCGCCCTGGAGGAGGATCTGGGGCTGGGCGATGTCACCGGCAGCGCCGTGGTGCCCGCCGGCAGCCACTGCCGGGTGGCGGTGGTGGCCCGCGAGGCGCTGGTGGTGTGCGGCGCAGCGATCGCCGCCGCCGTGTTCTGGCGCCTCGACGCCGACCTGAACGTGGAGCCGGCGCTCGCCGACGGCGCCGCCGCCGGCCCCGGCGACCGCGTCCTGTACGTGTCGGGCCCTGCGCGGCCGATACTGGCCGCCGAGCGCACCGCCCTCAACCTGCTGCAGCACCTGTCCGGAATCGCCACCTCTACCCGTTCGTACGTGGAGCGGCTGCGCGGCACGGCGGCGGCCGTGTGCGACACGCGCAAGACCACGCCCGGGCTGCGCGAGCTGGAGAAGTACGCGGTACGCTGCGGCGGCGGGCGCAACCACCGCGCCTCACTCGCCGACTGCGTGATGATCAAGGACAACCACATCGCGGTGGCCGGCGGCGTCGCCGCCGCGGTACGGCGCGGCCGCGAGCGGGCACCGCACGTGGCGCGCATCGAGGTGGAGGCCGACACCCTGGCCCAGGTGCGCGAGGCCGCCTACGCCGGCGCCGACGTGATCCTGCTCGACAACATGACTCCCGGGCAGGTGCGCGAAGCGGTGGACGTGATCGCGGGACGGGCCATCGTGGAGGTGTCCGGCGGCGTCACTGCCGAGACGCTGGCCGCCTACGCCGCCGCCGGGGCGGACTTTCTGTCCACCAGCGCCATCACCGCCGCGCCGCGCCGCCCCGACCTGGGGCTCGACTTCCTGGGCCTGCAATGA